GCCGCCGTCGCGCGGCGTGTAAGGCAGAGGCTTTCCGGTGTAAACGTCGTGGACCTTCACGACCTTGAGCCGGCCCATGGGCGGAATCTGAAAGCTGTCACCGGCGTAGCCTTTGAGGAGGTGGGCGAAAACCGTAGAGTCCTTGTAGGTGTAGCCGTATTGGCTGTCAACAGGCTCCCACGGACCGCCACGTGTGCCGTAGATCGCATCGCCTGTTTTAGTTAGCCACGCGCCCATTTCGCGAAGCCGCTGCTGTTGGACCTCGGGAATCACACCATGACGGTCGGGTGAGACGTTGAGCAAGTAGCTCATGTTACGCACGACACTGTTGGCAAGGTAGTTGATGAGTTCGTTGACGCTAAAGATTTTGTCCGCAGTCAGGCATCTCTTGTCGTAACCCCACGCGCCGTGCTGTATGGTCATGCACTTGTCGCAATAGAACTCGTTGCGGATCGGGCCTTTTGTCTCACCCGGACCTTCTTCCTCCTTGAGGTCGCCGATCCAGCCGTAGCGGAGATTCGTGATGGTGTCAGGCTGGTATTTGCGCACCATGCCCATGATGCCGAGCGGCTTGTCGGTGCCCTCTTCACGGTCCTGGTATTTCGCCGGGATAGGCCACTCATTTTTCGGATCGAGGTATCTGCCGGGCTCATGGAAGAACGCAGCGTCGGCGTCTTTGCCTTTCTGCGCTAGCCAGCCTCCGTCCCAGTAGATGTGATCAATATGACCGTAGCCAGTGAGGAGCTTTTTCACGTTCACGTAGTTCTCCTCCTTCATCAGCCGGGCGTTCTCCTTGTCCGACGGATCTTGCTTGTAGCCGAATT
The window above is part of the Chthoniobacterales bacterium genome. Proteins encoded here:
- a CDS encoding alpha-L-fucosidase — its product is MKPLHMIRQSLPRLLRLVPVGAALLALNASAALVPDKPPQPPVRVPQTDQGVTQLSDEQMKWLLDAKFGMFIHWGLYSGPGKGEWMMHNQGISPEKYRKYALPESGNDYFDAKDFHPEQWAALAREAGMKWMCLTTRHHDGFSLFDSPHPNAFTSQQTLGRDLVGEYVKACRDAELKVGLYYSPLSWRYPGYYDVTGQDMKPNKFGYKQDPSDKENARLMKEENYVNVKKLLTGYGHIDHIYWDGGWLAQKGKDADAAFFHEPGRYLDPKNEWPIPAKYQDREEGTDKPLGIMGMVRKYQPDTITNLRYGWIGDLKEEEGPGETKGPIRNEFYCDKCMTIQHGAWGYDKRCLTADKIFSVNELINYLANSVVRNMSYLLNVSPDRHGVIPEVQQQRLREMGAWLTKTGDAIYGTRGGPWEPVDSQYGYTYKDSTVFAHLLKGYAGDSFQIPPMGRLKVVKVHDVYTGKPLPYTPRDGGITVTGIDRESSPADTIIAVVYDQPVNNVWKN